In Pseudoalteromonas marina, a genomic segment contains:
- a CDS encoding SPOR domain-containing protein, which translates to MLINNKNITGLLLSLLILLFGTACSITPEAKLVQAPETQTNSPEYVPITALELAQLKDAALQWQQARAGIERILKLEKEITYLVNHIDIINSKAIAQSNQPTNSSYSTRTIHNQQAARSRSQSVNQYRNKKQTVKLNTPRHIFALQVASVDSEKDIAKAWKELNTKAAPLFRKKILTNVETAKINKKTFYRLKLGSYQNLKNAKADCEVFKVYKLDCIVSNYTDKPVKL; encoded by the coding sequence ATGTTAATAAATAATAAAAACATAACAGGATTACTTTTAAGCCTGCTGATACTGCTATTTGGTACAGCATGCTCCATTACGCCTGAAGCTAAATTAGTGCAAGCACCTGAAACACAAACTAATTCGCCTGAGTATGTACCTATTACAGCATTAGAGCTGGCTCAGTTAAAAGATGCAGCATTGCAATGGCAGCAAGCCAGAGCGGGTATAGAGCGTATTTTAAAGTTAGAAAAAGAAATAACATACCTTGTTAATCACATAGATATTATTAACAGTAAGGCAATAGCCCAATCTAATCAGCCTACAAATAGCTCGTACAGCACGCGCACAATTCACAATCAGCAAGCTGCTCGTTCGCGTAGCCAAAGCGTTAATCAATACAGAAATAAAAAGCAGACAGTTAAACTTAATACACCTAGACATATTTTTGCTCTACAAGTGGCATCGGTTGACTCAGAAAAAGACATCGCAAAAGCGTGGAAAGAGCTAAACACCAAAGCAGCCCCCTTATTCAGAAAAAAAATACTTACCAATGTTGAAACCGCAAAAATTAACAAAAAAACGTTTTACAGGCTTAAGTTAGGTTCGTACCAAAATCTAAAAAATGCCAAAGCAGACTGCGAAGTATTTAAAGTGTATAAGCTTGACTGCATAGTGAGTAACTACACAGATAAACCCGTAAAGCTGTAG
- a CDS encoding FlgO family outer membrane protein codes for MRNLLITLCLPLGFGCSQIMNTPSADPAVEQSNQGAQLATSQRKVSAPVNHDNMFQSGLAQQTNYTKSTPPMHKNINHYVRGIMQDMVENLQYVNDKTPLAVSSFVFLDDDYSNGSLLGNQIAESFMHELHNFGVPVIDFKTTDYVRVTQTGDFVFSRDYLELDPEQNFQYVLAGTLVSHQGGVLVNARIVGLTSKAVVGSAQGFLPQSVIDALNGNYRTDGIMLKQASE; via the coding sequence ATGAGAAACTTATTAATCACGCTATGTTTGCCACTAGGTTTTGGTTGTTCACAGATTATGAACACCCCTAGCGCCGACCCAGCTGTTGAGCAAAGTAACCAAGGAGCGCAACTGGCAACAAGCCAACGCAAAGTGAGTGCTCCAGTTAATCACGATAACATGTTTCAGTCGGGATTAGCTCAGCAAACTAACTACACAAAATCGACGCCGCCAATGCATAAAAACATAAACCACTATGTGCGCGGAATAATGCAAGACATGGTCGAAAACTTACAATACGTAAATGATAAAACACCACTAGCGGTATCAAGTTTTGTATTTTTAGACGACGATTACAGTAATGGTAGCTTATTAGGAAATCAAATTGCTGAAAGCTTTATGCATGAGCTCCACAATTTTGGTGTACCGGTCATTGATTTTAAAACCACCGATTATGTGCGTGTAACACAAACCGGCGACTTTGTTTTTAGCCGAGACTATCTTGAATTAGACCCAGAGCAAAACTTTCAATACGTACTGGCAGGCACGCTAGTAAGTCACCAAGGCGGAGTTTTAGTCAATGCACGAATTGTTGGCTTAACAAGTAAAGCGGTTGTTGGCTCGGCGCAAGGGTTTTTACCGCAATCAGTTATTGATGCGTTAAATGGTAACTACCGTACCGATGGTATTATGCTAAAACAAGCGAGTGAGTGA
- a CDS encoding LysR substrate-binding domain-containing protein produces MNLKDFEYVKAIAQHKHFRKAADACFVSQPTLSGQVKKLEQTLGVTLFDRSTKQVTLTAKGERLLAQIEVILEQTQILKELASASNEPLQGKITIGIIPTIAPYLLPTLLTSMKEAFVDSQFAFIEMQTATILDALNNGELDFAILADVAELNHYHTIPLYKEDFLVAVSKDNALAKHKKVALSNLQGCSLLMLSDGHCFKDQAQKFCFSAGVDVSNQYKGNSLETLLALVAMDDGVTFVPKLACTQRTGIDYMPIFPNQQRNVVFACRKHYPHLAGVEQLGEWLSAHPNLKTQLAKAL; encoded by the coding sequence ATGAACTTAAAAGACTTTGAATACGTTAAAGCCATAGCACAACATAAACATTTTCGTAAAGCAGCCGATGCGTGCTTTGTTAGCCAACCTACACTGAGTGGGCAGGTTAAAAAACTTGAACAAACATTAGGTGTTACTTTATTTGACCGCTCAACCAAACAAGTAACCCTAACTGCTAAAGGTGAGCGTTTATTAGCGCAAATAGAGGTTATTTTAGAGCAAACTCAAATACTCAAAGAGCTGGCTTCTGCCTCTAATGAACCATTACAAGGTAAGATAACAATTGGTATTATTCCAACTATTGCGCCGTATTTATTGCCAACTTTGTTAACCTCAATGAAAGAAGCATTTGTAGATAGCCAATTTGCGTTTATTGAAATGCAAACAGCCACCATATTAGATGCGCTTAACAATGGTGAGCTTGATTTTGCAATTTTGGCCGATGTAGCTGAGCTTAATCATTACCACACTATTCCACTTTATAAAGAAGACTTTTTAGTCGCTGTTTCAAAAGATAACGCGCTGGCTAAGCATAAAAAAGTCGCGCTTAGCAATCTTCAGGGTTGCAGCCTATTAATGTTAAGTGATGGCCATTGCTTTAAAGATCAAGCCCAAAAGTTTTGTTTTTCAGCAGGGGTTGATGTGTCTAATCAATATAAAGGCAATAGTTTAGAAACGTTACTTGCGCTGGTGGCAATGGATGATGGCGTTACTTTTGTGCCAAAGTTAGCTTGCACACAGCGAACGGGTATTGATTATATGCCTATATTTCCAAATCAGCAGCGTAATGTGGTGTTTGCATGCAGAAAGCATTATCCGCATTTGGCAGGGGTTGAGCAGTTGGGTGAGTGGTTGTCGGCTCACCCTAATTTAAAAACACAGCTTGCTAAAGCGCTTTAA
- a CDS encoding LPP20 family lipoprotein, which yields MRAISLVITLGCLTLSGCSSVFDKHVEYKYVEPNNYPVLKAVGYAPISLQKGASASQKQLMAIKASKLEAYRELTEQVYGQKVTAGMSVENAVAKDDYLESKVQGVIKGAQIIKTYAVDDTYVTELELNMKRVHDLYIGEIKPREVKKVTYY from the coding sequence ATGCGAGCAATTTCATTAGTTATTACACTTGGGTGTTTAACCTTGAGTGGGTGCAGCAGCGTGTTTGATAAGCATGTTGAGTACAAATATGTTGAGCCTAATAATTACCCGGTATTAAAAGCGGTAGGTTATGCACCTATTAGTTTACAAAAAGGGGCTAGCGCTTCACAAAAGCAGCTTATGGCTATTAAAGCCTCTAAACTTGAAGCATACAGAGAGCTTACAGAGCAAGTATATGGGCAAAAGGTAACTGCGGGTATGAGCGTTGAAAACGCAGTCGCTAAGGATGATTATTTAGAAAGCAAAGTGCAGGGCGTTATTAAAGGTGCACAAATTATAAAAACGTATGCAGTAGACGACACATACGTCACTGAGCTTGAACTCAATATGAAGCGCGTGCATGATTTATATATTGGCGAAATAAAACCACGTGAAGTAAAAAAAGTAACGTACTACTGA
- a CDS encoding flagellar assembly protein FlgT yields the protein MKSFLLKAFAGLSATALFTFSTFSNAQWYESTGHALIQNDDISAAKSAAIKDAITQALVFSGARVSSVQTLVDGVLMQDQLKISSHGEIQKIELVSENKYDDKFAITLRLDIFAQTEQCPQSSFNKFVAVTQSQLAHREQARMGQIFDVNKAISKRIFTTLQKSKMSALPVAYYNIPLNVDSYFSQQYDYSKVQLEEISSRTNAQYVLLSQITDLSTSDKLNSDYAFWQDDSYQRNYKIEFSLFNGTTYEQLWSNSYQGQGTWPFEKTAIIDVNSDRFWQSPYGQSIQDINQTLSYDLQAVLACFPTQGKIMHMENSKIVINLGKAHGLKKGQMLSIAHHNYLTDAAGNVMPHTTTTLNKIRVEQLYQQTAVAVSIDDQPLPGVQINDVVEVISQDL from the coding sequence ATGAAATCGTTTTTATTAAAGGCATTTGCAGGATTAAGCGCAACTGCGTTATTTACGTTTTCGACTTTTTCAAATGCGCAGTGGTATGAATCTACAGGGCACGCACTTATTCAAAACGACGACATAAGCGCGGCCAAATCTGCAGCTATAAAAGATGCCATAACTCAAGCGTTGGTTTTTTCTGGGGCGCGTGTCAGCTCAGTACAAACCTTGGTAGACGGCGTATTAATGCAAGATCAGTTAAAAATTAGTAGCCACGGCGAAATTCAAAAAATTGAACTTGTAAGTGAAAATAAATACGACGATAAATTTGCGATTACCCTGCGTTTAGATATATTTGCGCAAACAGAGCAATGCCCGCAAAGCAGCTTTAACAAGTTTGTTGCCGTAACACAAAGTCAGCTAGCTCATCGAGAGCAAGCTAGAATGGGTCAAATATTTGACGTAAACAAAGCAATCAGTAAACGAATATTCACCACCTTACAAAAATCAAAAATGAGCGCGCTACCCGTTGCTTATTACAATATACCTTTAAATGTAGATAGTTACTTTTCGCAGCAGTACGACTACTCGAAAGTTCAGTTAGAAGAAATATCATCTCGCACCAACGCTCAGTACGTATTACTGAGCCAAATTACAGACCTATCAACAAGCGATAAACTCAATAGTGATTATGCTTTTTGGCAAGACGATAGCTACCAACGCAACTACAAAATAGAGTTTAGCCTTTTTAATGGCACAACCTATGAGCAGCTTTGGAGCAATAGTTATCAGGGCCAAGGCACTTGGCCATTCGAAAAAACCGCCATCATTGATGTAAACAGTGATAGATTTTGGCAATCACCCTACGGTCAAAGTATACAAGATATAAATCAAACCCTAAGTTATGACTTACAAGCTGTATTAGCCTGCTTTCCAACGCAAGGTAAAATAATGCATATGGAAAACAGCAAAATAGTAATTAATTTAGGTAAAGCACATGGCCTAAAAAAAGGGCAAATGCTGAGCATTGCACACCATAACTACCTAACTGATGCAGCAGGTAATGTAATGCCTCACACCACTACAACACTCAACAAAATACGTGTAGAGCAGTTATATCAACAAACTGCGGTTGCAGTAAGCATTGACGACCAACCCTTACCCGGCGTACAAATCAACGATGTAGTTGAAGTAATAAGCCAAGATCTTTAA
- a CDS encoding SPOR domain-containing protein, which produces MVIKKEFINTLFCIGVLLVIAGCTSSKKAPPSSTTPNTVLISSEDLKALKQSANEWKTVEPKVNDLLELEGQLSKLTTRLKAIDETNTAGTKNAQTTTPTESILKSDQAFFAIQVAAFNSKTKLNTALANLKRKVPTFFDTNLAVNVETKVIKTNTFYRLKLGAYKTNKQATTACEALKQQKINCFVTYYTQEKPQPTL; this is translated from the coding sequence ATGGTTATTAAAAAGGAATTTATAAACACTTTATTTTGTATTGGGGTTTTGCTCGTTATAGCAGGGTGTACTTCATCTAAAAAAGCGCCACCGAGTTCAACAACACCAAACACTGTCCTTATTTCAAGCGAGGATTTGAAAGCGCTCAAACAGTCTGCAAATGAGTGGAAAACAGTTGAGCCTAAAGTTAACGATCTGCTTGAGCTAGAAGGGCAGCTATCAAAGCTGACTACTCGTTTAAAAGCCATTGACGAAACCAATACGGCTGGAACAAAAAACGCTCAAACAACCACTCCAACAGAAAGTATTTTAAAAAGCGACCAAGCATTTTTCGCTATTCAAGTAGCAGCATTTAACAGTAAAACTAAATTAAACACGGCACTGGCTAATTTAAAACGTAAAGTACCGACGTTTTTTGATACTAATTTAGCTGTTAATGTTGAAACTAAAGTAATAAAAACCAATACGTTTTATCGTTTAAAGTTAGGCGCATATAAAACAAATAAACAAGCAACAACCGCTTGCGAAGCTTTAAAACAGCAAAAAATTAATTGTTTTGTTACCTATTATACGCAGGAAAAACCACAACCAACCCTCTAG
- a CDS encoding dihydrolipoyl dehydrogenase — translation MKQLQTDVVVIGAGTAGLSAYRNAKQFTPNVLMIESGPYGTTCARVGCMPSKLLIAAAEAAHAIEMAPAFGVHSSKPVIDGKAVMARVKSERDRFAGFVVEAVDELPDEDKIKGYAKFLDSNRVQIDDHTIITAKRFVIATGSRPSYPGVFNNFGDKLIINDDVFEWDDLPESVAVFGPGVIGLEIGQALSRLGVNVKLFGVGGAIGPLTDPVVKDYANTVFAKEFFVDTDSNVSDMMQIGDKAQLTYTDKQGEKHTEQFDYVLAATGRVPNVDKLGLENTGIELDERGVPHADPHTMQCGESNIFIAGDASNMIPLLHEASDQGTIAGQNAGRFPDVRIGLRRAKIAAVFSDPQIAMVGESFTQITDRLGSCGCFEVGEVSFENQGRSRVMLKNKGHMRVYAEQGTGLFLGAEFIGPQAEHIAHLLAWAVQNKMTVPQMLNMPYYHPVIEEGLRTALRDLNAKLKFGPDIINHCMECGPGA, via the coding sequence ATGAAACAATTGCAAACCGACGTAGTAGTTATAGGCGCAGGTACCGCAGGACTCAGTGCATACCGAAACGCTAAACAGTTTACCCCTAACGTACTTATGATCGAATCAGGTCCCTATGGCACAACCTGCGCACGCGTAGGGTGTATGCCAAGCAAATTATTAATAGCTGCTGCAGAAGCTGCGCACGCTATAGAAATGGCACCTGCATTTGGTGTGCATAGCTCAAAGCCGGTAATAGACGGCAAAGCAGTTATGGCACGCGTTAAAAGTGAACGCGATCGTTTTGCTGGTTTTGTAGTAGAAGCCGTTGATGAACTACCAGACGAAGACAAAATTAAAGGTTACGCTAAATTTTTAGATTCAAACCGCGTACAAATAGATGACCACACCATTATTACAGCCAAGCGATTTGTTATTGCTACAGGCTCTCGCCCTTCTTACCCTGGCGTATTTAATAACTTTGGTGACAAATTAATCATTAACGACGACGTATTTGAGTGGGACGACCTACCAGAATCTGTTGCTGTATTTGGCCCAGGCGTAATAGGCCTTGAAATAGGTCAAGCACTTAGCCGTTTAGGTGTTAATGTAAAATTATTTGGTGTAGGTGGTGCAATTGGTCCACTCACAGACCCCGTAGTAAAAGACTATGCAAATACAGTTTTTGCAAAAGAGTTTTTTGTTGATACCGACTCAAACGTATCAGACATGATGCAAATAGGCGACAAAGCGCAGCTTACTTACACCGACAAACAAGGTGAAAAACACACCGAACAGTTTGACTATGTACTAGCCGCAACAGGCCGAGTTCCTAATGTAGACAAGCTAGGCCTCGAAAACACAGGTATAGAACTTGACGAACGCGGCGTACCGCATGCCGATCCGCACACAATGCAATGTGGCGAATCAAACATATTTATAGCCGGCGATGCTAGCAACATGATCCCGCTACTTCATGAAGCGTCTGATCAGGGAACCATCGCAGGGCAAAATGCAGGGCGTTTCCCAGATGTACGTATTGGCCTGCGCAGAGCTAAAATTGCCGCTGTATTCAGCGACCCACAAATTGCCATGGTAGGCGAAAGCTTTACCCAAATAACAGACCGTTTAGGCTCATGTGGCTGTTTTGAAGTGGGCGAAGTCAGCTTTGAAAACCAAGGCAGAAGCCGCGTAATGCTTAAAAATAAGGGCCATATGCGTGTATACGCAGAGCAAGGCACCGGCTTATTTTTAGGCGCCGAATTTATTGGCCCACAAGCCGAGCACATAGCGCATCTGCTTGCATGGGCAGTACAAAATAAAATGACCGTACCACAAATGCTTAATATGCCGTATTACCACCCGGTTATTGAAGAAGGCTTACGCACCGCACTGCGCGACTTAAACGCTAAACTTAAGTTTGGCCCAGATATCATTAACCACTGTATGGAATGTGGCCCAGGCGCATAA
- the flgA gene encoding flagellar basal body P-ring formation chaperone FlgA yields MSLLKKIKRYSVFYFVTSLGMAFPVSAQVFTKASLQEMAVKYIAEQIGEHDSEQIHLSALPLDSRIPDRACSTTPDIISSSEPPFNRQITIQVKCDDPQSWAQYVHIKVLKMAPVVVTTDNIARGEVITSAHLTIEMKPTHFVRVQYQDDPKALIGSRSKRNIREGMPILLNQICMVCKGDAINIYASTKGLQIKTTGVALEDGTLGEQILVENKKTGKVLNARVDGVESVQVNI; encoded by the coding sequence ATGAGTTTGTTAAAAAAAATCAAAAGATACAGTGTTTTTTATTTTGTTACTAGCCTAGGAATGGCATTCCCTGTATCTGCACAAGTATTTACTAAAGCCTCACTACAAGAAATGGCTGTAAAATACATTGCTGAGCAAATTGGCGAACACGATAGTGAGCAAATACACCTCAGTGCATTGCCATTAGACAGCCGTATACCTGATCGTGCTTGTTCAACGACACCTGATATTATTTCATCAAGTGAACCACCGTTTAACAGACAAATTACAATACAAGTAAAATGCGACGATCCACAAAGCTGGGCACAATACGTACATATAAAGGTGCTAAAAATGGCACCTGTTGTTGTAACAACTGATAATATTGCGCGCGGTGAAGTAATAACCAGCGCTCACCTAACCATTGAGATGAAACCGACACACTTTGTAAGAGTGCAATATCAAGACGATCCTAAAGCACTTATTGGCAGTCGAAGTAAACGCAACATTCGCGAAGGTATGCCAATATTGCTCAATCAAATATGTATGGTATGCAAAGGTGATGCTATTAATATTTATGCAAGCACAAAAGGCTTACAGATAAAAACGACCGGTGTTGCGCTTGAAGATGGCACTCTGGGCGAACAAATACTTGTAGAGAACAAAAAAACAGGTAAAGTTTTAAATGCGCGTGTAGATGGTGTAGAGTCTGTACAAGTAAATATTTAA
- a CDS encoding glutathione peroxidase: MLKNIEGQTIPNVTFATRQNDEWKSVTTDEIFKGRTVAVFSLPGAFTPTCSSTHLPRYNELAGVFKQNGVDEIVCLSVNDTFVMNAWAEHQEAQNITLLPDGNGEFTDGMGMLVDKNDLGFGKRSWRYSMLVKDGVIEKMFIEPDLPGDPFEVSDADTMLDYINPKQAKPEPVSVFTKPGCPFCKKAKELLTEKGFAYEEIVMGAGASLTSLKAISGRDTVPQVFIGGKHIGGSDDLEKYFA; the protein is encoded by the coding sequence ATGTTAAAGAATATTGAAGGTCAAACAATCCCAAACGTTACATTTGCAACACGTCAAAACGACGAATGGAAATCGGTAACAACAGACGAGATTTTTAAAGGCAGAACCGTTGCTGTGTTTTCACTACCGGGTGCATTCACCCCAACATGTTCATCTACTCACCTTCCTCGCTACAACGAGCTAGCTGGTGTGTTTAAGCAAAATGGCGTAGATGAAATTGTATGTTTGTCAGTTAACGATACATTTGTAATGAATGCATGGGCTGAGCACCAAGAAGCGCAAAACATTACTTTACTACCAGACGGCAATGGCGAGTTTACAGACGGCATGGGTATGTTAGTAGACAAAAACGATTTAGGCTTTGGTAAGCGCAGCTGGAGATACTCTATGCTGGTAAAAGATGGCGTAATTGAAAAAATGTTCATCGAACCAGACCTTCCAGGCGACCCGTTTGAAGTGTCTGATGCAGACACCATGCTTGATTACATCAACCCTAAACAAGCTAAGCCTGAGCCAGTGAGCGTTTTCACTAAGCCCGGTTGTCCATTCTGTAAAAAAGCAAAAGAGCTTCTTACAGAAAAAGGCTTTGCCTATGAAGAAATTGTTATGGGTGCAGGTGCATCATTAACAAGCCTAAAAGCAATCTCTGGCCGCGACACCGTTCCACAAGTATTTATTGGTGGGAAACACATTGGTGGCTCAGACGACCTAGAAAAATACTTTGCTTAA
- a CDS encoding FlgO family outer membrane protein — MRFTLNTNLRTLSLAGLVVALSGCSLMHHHEHDSNSHTATQASTSYVLNGSYDTQTHNQTVQPNNDYDASKPFKPVKHHKTLVNYVEQMALDLVDTLEYDTEADTQVNIAVSTLVNFDSSLNKSNQLGNQISETLIHQLQKFGYSVVDFKTTSTIDVNRRGDFVFSRNIKKLSEDHMASHILAGTLIYRQNGIVINTRIINVNTKQIVASSREFIPQYVLSKEDIYLSSN, encoded by the coding sequence ATGCGCTTTACACTAAACACCAATTTACGGACATTATCACTAGCTGGGTTAGTCGTTGCTCTATCTGGTTGCTCGCTAATGCATCACCATGAGCATGATTCAAATTCGCACACAGCAACGCAAGCAAGTACCAGCTATGTATTAAATGGCAGTTACGATACTCAAACACACAACCAAACTGTGCAACCAAACAATGATTACGATGCGTCAAAACCCTTTAAGCCAGTAAAGCATCATAAAACGCTCGTTAATTACGTAGAACAAATGGCTTTAGACTTAGTTGACACGCTAGAGTACGACACAGAAGCCGATACACAGGTTAATATTGCTGTTAGTACATTGGTAAACTTTGACTCGTCACTCAATAAAAGTAATCAGTTAGGTAACCAAATATCTGAAACACTAATCCATCAATTACAAAAGTTTGGTTACAGTGTGGTTGATTTTAAAACCACCAGCACAATAGACGTAAACAGACGCGGTGATTTTGTGTTTTCACGAAATATCAAAAAGCTGAGTGAAGATCATATGGCAAGTCATATACTCGCGGGCACCTTAATCTACAGGCAAAACGGTATTGTAATTAATACACGCATTATAAATGTTAACACCAAGCAAATAGTGGCTAGCAGCCGAGAGTTTATACCGCAATACGTACTAAGCAAAGAAGATATATATTTATCAAGTAATTAA
- the flgN gene encoding flagellar protein FlgN, with protein MADHNSLIIVKLNEQDKCLDSLSVLLNDELTAIASRRGEGLKEITQQKMTFLTKLNSLDQELNKLLAKNDEQSEELPELIAQVRSKLEKCQKQNEVNAHAAHQAQLSVKQLKNILIGAPSSTTYNQSGGEVNTNGQLVRNLKA; from the coding sequence ATGGCTGATCATAATAGCTTAATTATTGTTAAGCTAAACGAGCAAGATAAGTGTTTAGATTCTCTCTCTGTTTTATTAAACGACGAGCTAACAGCTATTGCCTCAAGAAGAGGTGAAGGTTTAAAAGAAATTACCCAACAAAAAATGACTTTTTTAACCAAGCTAAATAGCCTAGATCAAGAGCTGAACAAGTTACTTGCTAAAAATGACGAACAGTCTGAAGAGCTTCCCGAGCTTATAGCCCAAGTTCGCAGTAAGTTAGAGAAATGCCAAAAACAAAACGAAGTAAACGCGCATGCAGCACATCAGGCGCAGCTTAGTGTAAAACAACTAAAAAACATTTTAATTGGTGCCCCATCGTCCACCACATATAATCAGTCTGGCGGTGAAGTTAACACCAACGGTCAGCTTGTCAGAAATTTAAAAGCATAA
- the flgM gene encoding flagellar biosynthesis anti-sigma factor FlgM: MVNQVNSGNQQPSALANAKQQKVDLQRDNANTQAAQSATPKAASDSVSLTPQAQQLKTLQEKAQQSSGFDSNKVAELKKAITEGKYQIDSEKLAKNLADFEFDVYG; this comes from the coding sequence ATGGTTAATCAAGTCAATTCAGGTAATCAACAACCAAGCGCTTTAGCTAATGCTAAACAACAAAAGGTTGATTTGCAAAGAGATAATGCAAATACACAAGCGGCTCAATCGGCTACGCCTAAAGCTGCTAGCGATTCTGTAAGCTTAACACCACAAGCACAGCAATTAAAAACACTGCAAGAAAAAGCACAGCAATCTTCTGGTTTTGACAGTAATAAAGTTGCTGAGCTAAAAAAAGCAATCACTGAAGGCAAGTACCAAATAGACAGTGAAAAGCTTGCCAAAAATTTAGCTGACTTCGAGTTTGATGTCTATGGCTGA
- a CDS encoding FlgO family outer membrane protein: MRLLLPLLLINLAACSLIPEPEPSISTYAPKAAMAPYTVSDYVHNLTVQLSHLKGPLSNNTRIGVSSFYFADALDTKLMTQQASGLSQQIQESILTKMTQMGYHTVEYRLANNLHLSHNADSALTRNLEQLRERQNIDLIITGTVTRQQHAYIVNARMVNISNKQVLSAGSTEIPINVMWGNEKIQQRDGSLYRSEY, encoded by the coding sequence ATGCGCCTTTTACTACCCTTATTATTAATTAACTTGGCCGCGTGCAGTTTAATTCCTGAACCCGAGCCAAGTATAAGCACATATGCCCCAAAAGCAGCGATGGCACCTTATACAGTAAGTGACTATGTACACAACTTAACTGTGCAATTAAGTCATTTAAAAGGTCCATTAAGCAACAATACTCGCATAGGTGTGAGTAGTTTTTACTTTGCAGATGCGCTCGACACTAAGCTAATGACGCAGCAAGCGTCGGGCTTAAGCCAACAAATACAAGAAAGTATATTAACCAAAATGACGCAAATGGGTTATCACACGGTCGAATATCGCTTAGCAAATAACCTACACTTATCTCATAATGCCGACAGCGCGCTGACCCGTAATTTAGAACAGTTACGAGAGCGCCAAAATATTGACCTTATAATCACCGGCACCGTGACACGTCAACAGCATGCATACATTGTAAATGCGCGGATGGTAAACATTAGCAATAAGCAAGTTTTATCTGCTGGCAGTACCGAGATCCCAATCAATGTAATGTGGGGAAATGAAAAAATTCAGCAGCGCGATGGCTCACTCTATCGCAGTGAATATTAA
- a CDS encoding exopolyphosphatase, producing the protein MPNNKFRLVTRSDFDGLVCAVLLKDLDLIDDILFVHPKDMQDGKIDITANDITTNLPYVAGCHIAFDHHLSETVRNASDIKNHIIDPKAPSAARVVYDYYGGAEKFPNISVDMMDAVDKGDAAQFSKDEILNPTDWVLMNFIMDARTGLGRFREFKISNYQLMMKLIDACKDQSIDDILQMEDVAERVALYNEHNEKAKAQITQCATVHKNLVVLDLTQEETIYATNRFVIYAMYPDCNISIHKMWGLKKQNVVYAIGKSITNRSSNTNVGELCLKYGGGGHLNAGTCQVETSQADTVLTELIDKITNDG; encoded by the coding sequence ATGCCCAATAATAAATTTAGACTAGTCACTCGTAGCGATTTTGATGGCCTTGTATGTGCTGTACTACTAAAAGATTTAGATCTAATTGATGACATTTTGTTTGTACACCCAAAAGACATGCAAGATGGAAAAATAGACATTACCGCTAACGATATTACCACTAACCTTCCCTACGTAGCGGGTTGTCACATAGCATTTGACCACCACTTAAGTGAAACCGTTCGAAACGCAAGCGACATTAAAAATCACATAATTGACCCCAAAGCGCCTTCAGCTGCGCGAGTCGTTTACGACTACTACGGCGGCGCCGAAAAATTTCCTAATATTTCAGTAGATATGATGGACGCTGTAGATAAAGGCGACGCAGCTCAGTTTTCTAAAGATGAAATACTCAATCCAACCGACTGGGTGTTAATGAACTTTATAATGGATGCCCGCACAGGCCTAGGCCGCTTTCGCGAATTCAAAATTTCAAACTACCAGTTAATGATGAAGCTCATTGATGCATGTAAAGATCAAAGCATCGACGACATTTTGCAAATGGAAGATGTTGCAGAGCGAGTTGCGCTTTATAATGAGCACAACGAAAAAGCAAAAGCACAAATAACACAGTGTGCAACAGTGCATAAAAACCTAGTGGTACTAGATCTAACTCAAGAAGAAACCATTTACGCCACCAACCGTTTTGTAATTTACGCCATGTACCCCGACTGCAATATTTCAATTCACAAAATGTGGGGGCTTAAAAAGCAAAACGTAGTATATGCAATTGGTAAGTCAATTACTAACCGCAGCTCAAACACAAACGTAGGTGAGTTATGCCTTAAATACGGCGGCGGCGGCCATTTAAATGCAGGCACCTGCCAAGTAGAGACTAGCCAAGCCGACACAGTACTCACTGAGCTGATCGATAAAATCACTAATGATGGTTAA